The Hypanus sabinus isolate sHypSab1 chromosome 3, sHypSab1.hap1, whole genome shotgun sequence genome contains a region encoding:
- the si:ch211-218d20.15 gene encoding uncharacterized protein si:ch211-218d20.15 translates to MAAVGRTEPLREPCCYQRRFRVDINIKKPLQPTHLSSEQIAVEIWSLCFQLDLLIRAEVHQLQEQLREDKSPVESESFHTRGIYYVERIKHFLEHLPDPVPQLEDYLDSQGLSTLFPRVEIYVIHGRPVDMLERPTTDDYFSHIGKLNQLLVLSQQLEDDVQHLGSHKYIAHQLSVLYKVLNYFSGYNAFDVLIRDIEANFKALKSALAVVESPEEEPLLPYHYVNWILSLTRSIIKTVSTLPEELTEELSLVMSFATNLR, encoded by the exons ATGGCAGCCGTGGGTCGGACGGAGCCGCTGCGGGAGCCCTGTTGTTACCAGCGCCGCTTCCGAG TGGATATTAATATTAAGAAGCCCCTTCAACCTACCCATCTAAGCAGTGAGCAAATAGCTGTGGAGATCTGGTCACTCTGCTTCCAGCTTGATCTTCTTATTCGGGCAGAGGTGCATCAG TTACAGGAACAGCTAAGAGAAGATAAAAGCCCTGTGGAATCAGAATCTTTTCATACAAGAG GTATATATTATGTTGAAAGAATTAAACATTTTCTGGAGCATCTACCAGACCCTGTTCCACAGTTGGAG GATTACCTGGATTCTCAAGGATTGTCCACATTGTTTCCCCGTGTTGAAATATATGTGATCCATGGGAGACCTGTCGATATGCTGGAACGGCCTACTACAGATG ATTATTTTTCCCATATTGGGAAACTAAATCAACTTTTGGTTTTAAGTCAACAATTGGAAGATGATGTTCAACATCTGGGAAGTCATAAGTACATAGCACATCAACTTTCAGTCTTGTAT AAAGTTTTGAATTACTTCAGTGGATATAATGCATTTGATGTACTAATAAGAGACATCGAAGCTAATTTCAAGGCTTTAAAATCTGCATTGGCTGTTGTTGAGAGTCCTGAAGAGGAGCCTCTCCTGCCATACCATTATGTAAACTG GATACTCAGTCTTACTCGCAGTATCATCAAAACTGTGTCAACTCTTCCTGAAGAGCTTACTGAAGAACTCTCTTTGGTCATGTCTTTTGCCACGAATCTGAGATGA